In Pseudomonas alcaliphila JAB1, a single window of DNA contains:
- the rnhB gene encoding ribonuclease HII encodes MQLGLDFTLVEELVAGVDEVGRGPLCGAVVTAAVILDPARPILGLNDSKKLSEARREVLFDEIREKALAWCIARAEVEEIDRLNILHATMLAMQRAVEGLHVTPKLALIDGNRCPKLAVPSAPVVKGDSRVPAIAAASILAKVSRDREMLEMDRLYPGYGIAGHKGYPTPVHLEALQRLGPTPIHRRSFAPVRALLESLAVDCSAATAV; translated from the coding sequence ATGCAGCTGGGCCTCGATTTTACCCTGGTCGAAGAACTGGTCGCCGGTGTCGACGAAGTCGGCCGTGGCCCGCTCTGCGGTGCCGTGGTCACGGCTGCGGTGATCCTCGATCCGGCTCGACCGATTCTCGGCCTGAACGACTCGAAGAAACTCTCCGAGGCGCGACGCGAAGTGCTGTTCGACGAGATTCGCGAAAAGGCCCTGGCCTGGTGCATCGCCCGCGCCGAGGTGGAGGAGATCGACCGCCTGAATATCCTGCATGCCACCATGTTGGCGATGCAGCGAGCTGTCGAAGGGCTGCACGTGACGCCGAAACTGGCGCTGATCGACGGCAATCGTTGCCCGAAACTGGCGGTGCCGAGCGCCCCGGTAGTGAAGGGCGACAGCCGGGTGCCGGCAATAGCCGCGGCTTCGATCCTGGCCAAGGTCAGTCGCGACCGCGAAATGCTCGAGATGGATCGTCTCTATCCCGGTTACGGCATCGCCGGCCACAAGGGCTACCCCACGCCCGTTCACCTAGAAGCCCTGCAGCGCCTGGGGCCGACGCCTATTCATCGGCGTTCCTTCGCACCGGTGCGTGCGTTGCTCGAGTCTTTAGCTGTCGATTGTAGCGCCGCTACAGCTGTGTAG
- the dnaE gene encoding DNA polymerase III subunit alpha, producing the protein MTQAFVHLRLHTEYSLVDGLVRVKPLIKAVAGAGMPAVAVTDMSNMCSLVKFYKAAMGAGIKPICGADIWMASAEEDGPLTRLTLLAMNAKGYRNLTELISRGWAEGQSNDLVIIQRDWVKGAAEGLIALSGAREGEVGQALLAGDEALAEVRLREWMAVFPDRFYLEVQRTSRVGDEEYLHAAVALADRVEAPLVATNDVRFIKQGDFEAHETRVCIGEGRTLDDPRRPRHYSDQQYLKSAEEMWELFSDLPEALENTVEIAKRCNIDVQLGKYFLPDFPTPNGMGIDDYLRHASFEGLEERLQVLLPKDTPDYEAKRQVYIDRLNFELDIIIQMGFPGYFLIVMDFIKWAKNNGVPVGPGRGSGAGSLVAYVLKITDLDPLAYDLLFERFLNPERVSMPDFDVDFCMDGRDRVIDYVAEKYGRNAVSQIITFGSMAAKAVVRDVARAQGKSYGLADRLSKMIPFEVGMTLEKAYEMEEPLREFLKNDEEAQEIWDMSLKLEGVVRGTGKHAGGVVIAPTKLTDFSPIACDEEGGGLVTQFDKDDVEQAGLVKFDFLGLRTLTIIKWALETVHRIQKRDGAPDEDLVNIDFIPLDDKKTYDMLQKAETTAVFQLESRGMKELIKKLKPDCLEDMIALVALFRPGPLQSGMVDDFINRKHGRAELSYPHPDYQYAGLEPVLKPTYGIILYQEQVMQIAQVMGGYTLGQADMLRRAMGKKKPEEMAKQRGGFIEGCASNGIDANLAGNIFDLVEKFAGYGFNKSHSAAYGLVSYQTAWLKAHYPAPFMAAVLSADMHNTDKVVILVEECRNMKLRIEPPDVNVSEFKFTVNDDGRIVYGLGAVKGVGEGPVEAIVECRAEGGPFKDLFDFCNRVDLKRINKRTLEALIRSGALDRLGPYYQDELKAYQASVDKNRAVLLASMEEAVQSAEQTARSAESGHMDLFGGLFAEPEADVYANHRKARELPIKERLKGEKDTLGIYLSGHPIDEYEGEIRRFARQRIVELKPARDTQTIAGMIVNLRVMKNKKGDKMGFITLDDRSGRIEASLFADAFASNQALLQNDALVVVEGEVSNDDFSGGLRLRAKRVMSLEEARTGLADSLRVKVASEALKGDRLRWLAELCSKHKGACPVTLDYSGEEARALLQFGDAWRIDPADTLIQALRDQFGRDNVFLHYR; encoded by the coding sequence ATGACCCAAGCTTTCGTCCACCTGCGTCTGCACACCGAATACTCCCTGGTCGATGGCCTGGTGCGGGTCAAACCGCTGATCAAGGCCGTGGCCGGGGCCGGCATGCCGGCGGTTGCGGTCACCGACATGAGCAACATGTGCTCGCTGGTGAAGTTCTACAAGGCGGCCATGGGCGCCGGGATCAAGCCGATCTGTGGTGCCGATATCTGGATGGCCAGCGCCGAGGAAGACGGCCCGCTGACGCGCCTGACCCTGCTGGCGATGAACGCCAAGGGCTACCGCAACCTCACCGAACTGATCTCTCGTGGCTGGGCCGAAGGGCAGAGCAACGACCTGGTGATCATTCAGCGTGACTGGGTCAAGGGCGCCGCCGAGGGCCTCATCGCGCTATCCGGCGCGCGTGAAGGCGAAGTCGGCCAGGCGCTGCTGGCCGGTGACGAAGCGCTGGCCGAAGTGCGCCTGCGTGAATGGATGGCAGTGTTCCCGGATCGCTTCTACCTGGAAGTGCAACGCACCAGCCGCGTCGGTGACGAGGAATACCTGCACGCCGCCGTGGCCCTGGCCGACCGCGTCGAGGCGCCGCTGGTGGCGACCAACGACGTGCGCTTCATCAAGCAGGGTGATTTCGAGGCGCACGAAACCCGCGTCTGTATCGGTGAAGGTCGTACCCTGGACGACCCGCGCCGGCCGCGGCATTACTCCGATCAGCAGTACCTGAAAAGCGCCGAGGAAATGTGGGAGCTGTTCTCCGACCTGCCCGAGGCACTGGAGAACACCGTCGAGATCGCCAAGCGCTGCAATATCGATGTGCAGCTCGGCAAATACTTTCTGCCGGATTTCCCCACGCCCAATGGCATGGGCATCGACGACTACCTGCGCCACGCCTCCTTCGAGGGGCTGGAAGAGCGTCTCCAGGTATTGCTGCCCAAGGATACGCCGGATTACGAGGCCAAGAGGCAGGTCTATATCGACCGCCTCAACTTCGAACTCGATATCATCATTCAGATGGGTTTCCCCGGTTACTTCCTGATCGTGATGGACTTCATCAAGTGGGCCAAGAACAACGGTGTGCCGGTCGGCCCGGGCCGTGGTTCGGGTGCCGGTTCGCTGGTGGCCTACGTGCTGAAGATCACTGACCTCGATCCGCTGGCCTATGACCTGCTGTTCGAACGATTCCTCAACCCCGAGCGGGTTTCCATGCCCGACTTCGACGTCGACTTCTGCATGGACGGCCGCGACCGGGTGATCGACTACGTGGCTGAGAAATACGGGCGCAACGCGGTGAGCCAGATCATCACCTTCGGCTCGATGGCGGCCAAGGCGGTGGTGCGCGACGTCGCCCGGGCGCAGGGTAAGTCCTACGGTCTGGCCGACCGTCTGTCGAAGATGATCCCCTTCGAAGTGGGCATGACCCTGGAGAAAGCCTACGAGATGGAGGAGCCGCTACGCGAGTTCCTCAAGAACGACGAGGAAGCCCAGGAAATCTGGGACATGTCGCTCAAGCTCGAAGGCGTGGTGCGCGGTACCGGCAAGCACGCTGGTGGTGTGGTGATCGCGCCGACCAAGCTCACCGACTTCTCGCCGATCGCCTGTGACGAGGAGGGCGGTGGCCTGGTGACCCAGTTCGACAAGGACGACGTCGAGCAGGCTGGCCTGGTCAAGTTCGACTTCCTCGGTCTGCGTACCCTGACCATCATCAAGTGGGCGTTGGAAACCGTCCACCGCATCCAGAAGCGCGACGGTGCGCCGGATGAAGATCTGGTCAACATCGACTTCATCCCGCTGGATGACAAGAAAACCTACGACATGCTGCAGAAGGCGGAGACCACCGCGGTCTTCCAGCTTGAATCGCGTGGCATGAAGGAGCTGATCAAGAAGCTCAAGCCCGACTGCCTGGAAGACATGATCGCACTGGTGGCGCTGTTCCGCCCGGGCCCGCTGCAGTCCGGCATGGTGGACGACTTCATCAATCGTAAGCACGGCCGCGCCGAGCTGTCCTACCCGCACCCGGATTACCAGTACGCCGGCCTCGAGCCGGTGCTCAAGCCCACCTACGGCATCATCCTGTATCAGGAGCAGGTGATGCAGATCGCCCAGGTCATGGGTGGCTACACCCTGGGGCAGGCGGACATGCTGCGGCGTGCCATGGGTAAGAAGAAGCCCGAGGAAATGGCCAAGCAGCGCGGCGGCTTCATCGAAGGTTGTGCCAGCAACGGCATCGACGCCAATCTGGCGGGTAACATCTTCGATCTGGTGGAAAAGTTCGCCGGTTACGGTTTCAACAAATCGCACTCGGCCGCTTACGGCCTGGTCTCCTACCAGACTGCCTGGCTCAAGGCGCATTACCCGGCGCCGTTCATGGCGGCCGTGCTCTCGGCGGATATGCACAACACCGACAAGGTGGTGATCCTGGTGGAAGAGTGCCGCAACATGAAGTTGCGCATCGAACCGCCAGACGTGAACGTGTCCGAGTTCAAGTTCACCGTCAACGACGACGGCCGTATCGTCTACGGCCTGGGTGCGGTCAAGGGCGTCGGCGAGGGGCCGGTCGAGGCCATCGTCGAATGCCGCGCCGAAGGTGGTCCGTTCAAGGATCTGTTCGACTTCTGCAATCGCGTCGACCTCAAGCGCATCAACAAGCGCACCCTGGAAGCGTTGATCCGCAGCGGCGCGCTGGATCGTCTTGGTCCGTACTATCAGGACGAGCTCAAAGCCTACCAGGCCAGTGTCGACAAGAACCGCGCGGTGCTGCTGGCGTCCATGGAAGAGGCCGTGCAGTCCGCCGAGCAGACTGCGCGCAGCGCCGAGAGCGGCCATATGGATCTGTTCGGTGGCCTGTTCGCCGAGCCTGAGGCGGACGTCTACGCCAACCACCGCAAGGCCCGCGAGCTGCCGATCAAGGAGCGTCTGAAGGGCGAGAAGGACACCCTGGGTATCTACCTGTCCGGCCACCCCATCGACGAGTACGAAGGCGAGATTCGCCGTTTCGCCCGCCAGCGTATCGTCGAGCTCAAGCCGGCGCGCGATACCCAGACCATCGCCGGGATGATCGTCAACCTGCGGGTGATGAAGAACAAGAAAGGCGACAAGATGGGCTTCATCACCCTCGACGACCGCTCCGGACGCATCGAGGCCTCGCTGTTCGCCGATGCCTTCGCCAGCAATCAGGCGCTGCTGCAGAACGATGCGCTGGTGGTGGTCGAGGGTGAGGTCAGTAACGACGACTTCTCCGGTGGCCTGCGTCTGCGTGCCAAGCGCGTGATGAGTCTGGAAGAGGCGCGCACGGGGCTTGCCGACAGCCTGCGGGTGAAGGTCGCCAGTGAGGCATTGAAGGGTGATCGCCTGCGCTGGCTGGCCGAACTGTGCAGCAAGCACAAGGGCGCCTGCCCGGTGACGCTGGACTACAGTGGCGAGGAGGCACGCGCCTTGCTTCAATTTGGCGACGCCTGGCGAATCGACCCGGCCGACACTTTGATTCAGGCATTGCGTGACCAGTTCGGGCGCGACAACGTCTTTTTGCACTACCGCTGA
- the kdsA gene encoding 3-deoxy-8-phosphooctulonate synthase, translating into MAQKIIKVRDIEIANDKPFVLFGGINVLESRDLAMQACEEYVRVTEKLGIPYVFKASFDKANRSSVTSFRGPGLEEGMKIFEEVKKTFGVPVITDVHEPHQAAAVAEVCDIIQLPAFLSRQTDLVVAMAKTGAVINIKKAQFLAPQEMKHILAKCEEAGNDQLILCERGSSFGYNNLVVDMLGFGIMKQFEYPVFFDVTHALQMPGGRADSAGGRRAQVTDLAKAGMSQGLAGLFLEAHPDPENAKCDGPCALRLNKLEPFLTQLKQLDDLIKSFPPIETA; encoded by the coding sequence ATGGCGCAGAAGATCATCAAGGTTCGCGACATCGAGATCGCCAACGACAAGCCGTTCGTGCTGTTCGGTGGCATCAACGTGCTCGAGTCGCGTGACCTGGCCATGCAGGCCTGCGAGGAGTACGTACGGGTGACCGAGAAGCTCGGCATCCCCTACGTGTTCAAGGCCAGTTTCGACAAGGCCAACCGTTCCTCTGTCACTTCCTTCCGTGGCCCCGGCCTGGAAGAGGGCATGAAGATCTTCGAGGAAGTGAAGAAGACCTTCGGCGTGCCGGTGATCACCGACGTTCACGAACCGCACCAGGCCGCTGCCGTAGCCGAGGTGTGCGACATCATCCAGCTGCCGGCCTTCTTGTCGCGGCAGACCGACCTGGTGGTGGCCATGGCCAAGACCGGCGCGGTGATCAATATCAAGAAGGCGCAGTTCCTCGCCCCGCAGGAAATGAAGCACATCCTGGCCAAGTGTGAAGAAGCCGGTAACGATCAGTTGATCCTTTGCGAGCGTGGCAGCTCCTTCGGTTACAACAACCTGGTGGTGGACATGCTCGGCTTCGGCATCATGAAGCAGTTCGAGTACCCGGTGTTTTTCGACGTGACCCACGCCCTGCAGATGCCGGGTGGCCGCGCCGATTCGGCCGGTGGCCGCCGCGCCCAGGTCACCGACCTGGCCAAGGCCGGCATGAGCCAGGGCCTGGCAGGCCTGTTCCTCGAAGCCCATCCGGATCCGGAAAACGCCAAGTGCGACGGTCCATGCGCCTTGCGCCTGAACAAGCTGGAACCGTTCCTCACCCAGCTCAAGCAGCTGGATGACCTGATCAAGAGTTTTCCGCCGATCGAGACTGCCTGA
- a CDS encoding CTP synthase, with amino-acid sequence MTRYIFVTGGVVSSLGKGIASASLAAILEARGLKVTMLKLDPYINVDPGTMSPFQHGEVFVTHDGAETDLDLGHYERFIRTTMSKSNNFTTGRVYEDVLRKERRGDYLGATIQVIPHITDEIKRRIIKGAGDADVALVEIGGTVGDIESQPFLEAIRQLRVEVGAKRAMLMHLTLVPYIATAGETKTKPTQHSVKELRSIGLQPDVLVCRSDHPIDVSSRRKIALFTNVEERAVISLEDVDTIYKIPGVLHAQGLDDFVVERFGLECGGADLSEWDRVVDAKLNPEKEVTIAMVGKYMELLDAYKSLIEAMSHAGIQNRTKVNLRYIDSEDIENQGTALLEGVDAILVPGGFGLRGVEGKIKTVQYARENKIPYLGICLGMQVAVIEYARNVVGWTDANSSEFDMASAHPVVGLITEWQDAAGSVEQRSESSDLGGTMRLGAQDCQLQAGSLVHDCYGKDVIVERHRHRYEVNNNLLPKLTEAGLKVTGRSGDGALVEVVEAPDHPWFVACQFHPEFTSTPRDGHPLFSGFVNAALAQKAKKV; translated from the coding sequence ATGACGCGCTACATCTTCGTCACGGGTGGTGTTGTTTCTTCATTGGGGAAAGGCATCGCCTCGGCTTCACTGGCGGCCATCCTGGAGGCGCGGGGCCTGAAGGTCACCATGCTCAAGCTGGACCCTTACATCAACGTCGATCCGGGCACCATGAGCCCGTTCCAGCACGGTGAGGTGTTCGTCACCCACGACGGCGCCGAGACCGACCTCGACCTGGGCCACTACGAGCGCTTCATCCGTACCACGATGAGCAAGAGCAACAACTTCACCACCGGTCGGGTGTACGAAGATGTGCTGCGCAAGGAGCGCCGTGGTGATTACCTGGGCGCGACCATTCAGGTCATTCCGCACATCACCGACGAGATCAAGCGTCGCATCATCAAGGGCGCCGGCGATGCCGACGTGGCCCTGGTGGAAATTGGTGGCACCGTCGGCGATATCGAGTCGCAGCCGTTCCTCGAAGCCATTCGCCAACTGCGTGTGGAAGTGGGCGCCAAGCGCGCCATGCTGATGCACCTGACTCTGGTGCCGTATATCGCCACCGCCGGCGAGACCAAGACCAAGCCGACCCAGCATTCGGTCAAGGAGCTGCGCTCCATCGGCCTGCAACCGGACGTGCTGGTGTGCCGCTCCGACCATCCGATCGACGTGTCCTCGCGCCGCAAGATCGCCCTGTTCACCAACGTCGAAGAGCGTGCGGTGATCAGCCTGGAAGACGTCGACACCATCTACAAGATTCCGGGCGTGCTGCATGCCCAGGGTCTGGACGACTTCGTCGTCGAGCGTTTCGGTCTGGAGTGCGGCGGTGCCGATCTGTCCGAGTGGGATCGCGTGGTCGATGCCAAGCTCAACCCGGAAAAAGAAGTCACCATCGCCATGGTCGGCAAGTACATGGAACTGCTCGATGCGTACAAGTCGCTGATCGAGGCGATGAGTCACGCCGGCATCCAGAACCGCACCAAGGTCAACCTGCGTTATATCGACTCCGAAGACATCGAGAACCAGGGCACCGCGCTGCTCGAAGGTGTCGATGCCATCCTGGTGCCGGGCGGCTTCGGTCTGCGTGGCGTGGAAGGCAAGATCAAGACCGTGCAGTACGCCCGCGAGAACAAGATCCCTTACCTGGGTATCTGTCTCGGCATGCAGGTGGCCGTGATCGAGTACGCCCGCAACGTGGTGGGCTGGACCGACGCCAACTCTTCCGAATTCGACATGGCCAGCGCTCACCCGGTAGTGGGTCTGATTACCGAGTGGCAGGATGCCGCAGGTAGCGTCGAGCAGCGTAGCGAGAGCTCCGATCTGGGCGGCACCATGCGTCTGGGTGCTCAGGATTGCCAGCTGCAGGCCGGTTCGCTGGTGCATGACTGCTACGGCAAGGACGTGATCGTCGAGCGTCACCGTCACCGTTACGAGGTGAACAACAACCTGCTGCCGAAACTCACCGAGGCTGGCCTGAAGGTCACCGGTCGTTCCGGCGATGGCGCGCTGGTGGAAGTGGTCGAGGCGCCGGATCATCCGTGGTTCGTCGCCTGCCAGTTCCACCCGGAATTCACCTCCACGCCGCGTGACGGTCACCCGCTGTTCAGCGGTTTCGTCAACGCTGCCCTGGCGCAGAAAGCGAAGAAGGTCTGA
- the tilS gene encoding tRNA lysidine(34) synthetase TilS, translating into MTALELRLRQALQPWRAAPAWRIAFSGGLDSSVLLHLLADWARHEELPPLSAIHVHHGLQPAGDAWPAHCARICEQLGIALEVVRVQVTPGASLEQAARIARYQAFCERLKPGEVLLSAQHRDDQAETLQFRLLRGAGVRGLAAMPAGRPLGQGSLVRPLLDCSRAKLQAYAQSHGIAWIEDPSNADERFSRNFLRRQVMPLLAERWPQVTANIARSARHLGEAQQLLDELAAMDLATVHGVSACPWLTLPSLDLSAVSALSDARQRNLLRHWLAPLTRLPDSDHWAGWCDLRDAATDAAPIWKLTDGELHRADGRLWWLSGEWLRPLDPLDLACDSFSESVELPDNGHVHLQGELPQGRWHLRYRQGGESLQLPGRGRRDLKRLLNELRVPAFVRPRLPLLFAGDELMAVANLSQSSEIQASGVRLHWSPPIGAQGLSW; encoded by the coding sequence ATGACTGCTCTCGAACTTCGCCTGCGCCAGGCCTTGCAGCCCTGGCGTGCGGCCCCTGCCTGGCGTATTGCCTTCTCCGGTGGCCTGGATTCCAGTGTGCTGCTGCATCTGCTCGCCGACTGGGCGCGGCACGAGGAGCTGCCACCGCTGTCCGCCATTCATGTCCATCATGGACTGCAGCCGGCCGGCGACGCCTGGCCTGCGCATTGCGCACGTATCTGCGAGCAGTTGGGCATTGCTCTTGAAGTCGTCAGGGTTCAGGTCACGCCAGGTGCCAGCCTTGAACAGGCTGCACGAATCGCGCGTTACCAGGCTTTCTGCGAGCGGCTGAAACCGGGCGAAGTGTTGCTAAGTGCTCAGCATCGCGACGATCAAGCCGAAACTCTGCAGTTTCGTCTGTTGCGCGGTGCCGGCGTGCGCGGGCTGGCGGCGATGCCGGCCGGTCGGCCGTTGGGGCAGGGCAGCCTGGTGCGGCCGCTACTCGACTGTTCCCGTGCGAAACTGCAGGCCTATGCGCAGAGTCATGGCATTGCCTGGATCGAGGACCCGAGCAATGCCGACGAACGTTTCAGTCGCAATTTCCTGCGCAGGCAGGTGATGCCGCTGCTGGCCGAGCGCTGGCCGCAGGTCACGGCAAATATCGCGCGTAGCGCCAGGCATCTGGGCGAAGCTCAGCAATTGCTGGATGAGCTGGCCGCGATGGACCTGGCGACTGTTCATGGCGTTTCGGCATGCCCATGGTTGACTCTACCGTCTCTGGACCTGTCGGCAGTGAGCGCGCTGAGTGATGCGCGTCAGCGTAATCTGCTGCGCCACTGGCTGGCGCCGCTGACGCGCCTGCCCGATAGCGATCACTGGGCCGGCTGGTGTGACCTGCGTGATGCCGCCACGGATGCGGCACCGATCTGGAAACTGACCGATGGCGAGTTGCACCGTGCCGATGGTCGGCTTTGGTGGCTCAGTGGTGAGTGGCTGCGGCCGCTCGATCCACTCGATCTAGCCTGCGACTCGTTTTCCGAATCGGTCGAACTTCCCGACAATGGTCATGTGCATCTACAGGGCGAGTTGCCGCAAGGTCGCTGGCATTTGCGTTACCGCCAGGGCGGTGAGTCGCTGCAGCTGCCGGGGCGTGGCAGGCGCGATCTCAAGCGTCTGCTCAACGAGCTGCGCGTGCCGGCATTCGTGCGTCCACGCCTGCCGCTGCTGTTCGCTGGTGATGAGCTGATGGCGGTGGCGAACCTGTCGCAGTCGTCAGAAATCCAGGCCAGCGGGGTGCGTCTGCACTGGTCGCCGCCTATCGGCGCGCAAGGTTTGAGCTGGTAA
- a CDS encoding acetyl-CoA carboxylase carboxyltransferase subunit alpha, translated as MNPNFLDFEQPIADLQAKIEELRLVGNDNSLNIGDEIARLQDKSSTLTESIFGNLSSWQIAQLARHPRRPYTLDYIQHIFTEFDELHGDRHFSDDAAIVGGIARLGDQPVMIIGHQKGREVREKVRRNFGMPRPEGYRKACRLMEMAERFKMPILTFIDTPGAYPGIDAEERGQSEAIAWNLRVMARLKTPIIATVIGEGGSGGALAIGVCDQLNMLQYSTYSVISPEGCASILWRTAEKAPDAAEAMGITAERLKDLGIVDQVIAEPLGGAHRDPAAASESIRQELTKQLASLQKHDTETLLKRRYDRLMSYGIA; from the coding sequence ATGAACCCGAATTTCCTCGATTTCGAACAGCCGATCGCCGACCTGCAAGCCAAGATCGAAGAGCTACGCCTGGTTGGTAACGACAACTCGCTGAATATCGGCGATGAGATTGCCCGCCTGCAGGACAAGAGCAGCACCCTGACCGAAAGCATTTTCGGCAACCTGAGCAGTTGGCAGATCGCCCAGTTGGCACGCCATCCGCGCCGCCCGTATACCCTGGATTACATCCAGCACATCTTCACCGAGTTCGACGAACTGCATGGTGATCGTCATTTCTCCGACGACGCCGCTATCGTCGGTGGCATTGCCCGTCTGGGCGACCAGCCGGTGATGATCATCGGCCACCAGAAAGGCCGTGAGGTGCGCGAGAAGGTGCGCCGCAATTTTGGCATGCCGCGCCCGGAAGGCTACCGCAAGGCCTGCCGCCTGATGGAAATGGCCGAACGCTTCAAGATGCCGATCCTCACCTTCATCGACACGCCCGGTGCCTACCCGGGTATCGATGCCGAGGAGCGCGGCCAGAGCGAAGCCATCGCCTGGAATCTGCGCGTGATGGCGCGCCTGAAAACCCCGATCATCGCCACCGTCATAGGTGAAGGTGGTTCCGGTGGTGCACTGGCCATCGGTGTCTGCGACCAGCTCAACATGCTGCAATACTCCACCTATTCGGTGATCTCGCCGGAAGGCTGCGCCTCGATTCTCTGGCGTACCGCCGAGAAGGCGCCGGACGCTGCCGAAGCCATGGGCATCACCGCCGAGCGCCTGAAGGATCTGGGTATCGTCGATCAGGTCATCGCCGAGCCACTGGGCGGCGCGCACCGCGATCCGGCTGCGGCTTCCGAGTCGATCCGCCAGGAGCTGACCAAGCAACTGGCCAGCCTGCAGAAGCATGACACCGAGACGCTGCTCAAGCGTCGTTATGACCGTCTGATGAGCTACGGCATCGCCTGA
- the eno gene encoding phosphopyruvate hydratase, whose translation MAKIVDIKGREVLDSRGNPTVEADVILEGGIVGSACAPSGASTGSREALELRDGDKSRYLGKGVLKAVANINGPIRDLLLGKDATDQQALDRAMIELDGTENKATLGANAILAVSLAAAKAAAQAKGVPLYAHIADLNGTPGVYSMPVPMMNIINGGEHADNNVDIQEFMVQPVGASSFAEALRMGAEIFHHLKAVLKARGLNTAVGDEGGFAPNLASNEDALAAIAEAVANAGYKLGDDVTLALDCASSEFYKDGQYDLAGEGKVFSGEGFADYLAGLTERYPIISIEDGMDESDWASWKVLTDKIGAKVQLVGDDLFVTNTKILKRGIDEKIGNSILIKFNQIGSLTETLEAIQMAKAAGFTAVISHRSGETEDSTIADLAVGTAAGQIKTGSLCRSDRVSKYNQLLRIEEQLGGKAPYKGRAEFRG comes from the coding sequence ATGGCAAAGATCGTCGACATCAAGGGTCGTGAGGTTCTCGACTCCCGCGGCAACCCCACCGTGGAAGCGGATGTAATTCTGGAAGGCGGTATCGTCGGCAGCGCGTGCGCTCCGTCCGGCGCCTCCACCGGCTCGCGCGAAGCGCTGGAACTGCGTGACGGCGACAAGAGCCGTTACCTGGGCAAGGGCGTGCTGAAAGCCGTCGCCAACATCAATGGCCCGATCCGTGACCTGCTGCTGGGCAAGGACGCGACCGATCAACAGGCCCTGGACCGCGCGATGATCGAACTCGACGGTACCGAGAACAAGGCGACTCTGGGCGCCAATGCCATCCTCGCCGTATCCCTGGCTGCCGCCAAGGCCGCTGCTCAGGCCAAGGGCGTGCCGCTGTATGCGCACATCGCTGATCTGAACGGCACCCCGGGCGTCTACTCCATGCCGGTGCCGATGATGAACATCATCAATGGCGGCGAGCACGCCGACAACAACGTCGACATCCAGGAATTCATGGTGCAGCCGGTTGGCGCATCGAGCTTCGCCGAGGCGCTGCGCATGGGCGCCGAGATCTTCCATCACCTCAAGGCCGTGCTCAAGGCCCGTGGCCTGAACACTGCTGTGGGTGACGAAGGCGGCTTCGCGCCGAACCTGGCCTCCAACGAAGACGCTCTGGCCGCCATCGCTGAAGCCGTTGCCAACGCCGGCTACAAGCTGGGTGACGACGTGACCCTGGCGCTGGACTGTGCATCGAGCGAGTTCTACAAGGACGGTCAATACGACCTGGCCGGCGAAGGCAAGGTATTCAGCGGTGAAGGTTTCGCCGACTACCTGGCGGGCCTGACCGAGCGTTATCCGATCATCTCCATCGAAGACGGCATGGACGAGTCCGACTGGGCCAGCTGGAAAGTCCTGACCGACAAGATCGGTGCCAAGGTACAGCTGGTTGGCGACGACCTGTTCGTCACCAACACCAAGATCCTCAAGCGCGGCATCGACGAGAAGATCGGCAACTCGATCCTGATCAAGTTCAACCAGATCGGCTCGCTGACCGAGACCCTGGAAGCCATCCAGATGGCCAAGGCTGCTGGCTTCACCGCCGTGATCTCGCACCGCAGTGGCGAAACCGAGGACAGCACCATCGCCGACCTGGCCGTGGGTACTGCCGCCGGTCAGATCAAGACCGGTTCGCTGTGCCGTTCCGACCGCGTTTCCAAGTACAACCAGCTGCTGCGTATCGAAGAGCAGCTGGGTGGCAAGGCTCCCTACAAGGGCCGTGCCGAGTTCCGCGGCTGA